In a single window of the Gossypium hirsutum isolate 1008001.06 chromosome D02, Gossypium_hirsutum_v2.1, whole genome shotgun sequence genome:
- the LOC107908656 gene encoding proteasome subunit alpha type-7, protein MARYDRAITVFSPDGHLFQVEYALEAVRKGNAAVGVRGTDIVVLGVEKKSAVKLQDSRSVRKIVSLDDHIALACAGLKADARVLINRARIECQSHRLTVEDPVTVEYITRYIAGLQQKYTQSGGVRPFGLSTLIVGFDPYTSVPSLYQTDPSGTFSAWKANATGRNSNSMREFLEKNYKETSGHETIKLAIRALLEVVESGGKNIEVATMTKEHGLRQLEESEIDAIVAEIEAEKAAAEAAKKDLAAPKET, encoded by the exons ATGGCGAGATATGATCGAGCAATTACTGTTTTCTCCCCCGATGGTCATTTATTCCAAGTGGAGTACGCTCTTGAAGCCGTCCGTAAAGGTAACGCTGCCGTCGGAGTTCGCGGCACTGATATCGTCGTCCTCGGTGTCGAGAAGAAATCCGCCGTCAAGCTCCAAGATTCCAG AAGTGTTAGAAAGATTGTGTCTTTGGATGATCACATTGCTCTGGCTTGCGCGGGTTTAAAAGCCGATGCTCGAGTCTTGATCAATAGGGCTCGAATCGAATGTCAAAGTCATAGGCTTACAGTTGAGGATCCCGTAACTGTCGAATATATAACACGATACATTGCCGGTTTGCAACAGAAGTATACGCAAAGCGGCGGTGTTAGACCGTTTGGTCTCTCGACGTTGATCGTTGGCTTTGATCCCTATACTAGCGTTCCTTCTCTTTACCAGACCGATCCATCCGGAACATTTTCGGCTTGGAAGGCTAATGCAACTGGGAGAAACTCCAATTCGATGAGGGAGTTTCTCgagaaaaattataaagaaacttCCGGACATGAAACGATCAAGTTAGCGATCCGTGCTTTGCTCGAA GTCGTCGAAAGCGGGGGAAAGAACATCGAAGTTGCCACAATGACGAAAGAGCATGGACTGCGGCAACTAGAAGAATCCGAAATCGATGCCATCGTTGCCGAGATCGAAGCGGAGAAAGCAGCTGCGGAGGCTGCAAAGAAGGACCTGGCCGCCCCTAAAGAAACCTAG